The Ancylobacter sp. WKF20 genome contains a region encoding:
- a CDS encoding DUF892 family protein, whose amino-acid sequence MADKTLDTLFHETLKDIYYAERKILKALPKMARAAQSPEVKKAFEQHRDETEGQIERLQQVFELIGKRPQGKTCAAIEGILEEGEEIMDEFKGQPALDAGLAAAAQAVEHYEISRYGTLKRWAQVLGHKDAVTLLDATLQEESKTDALLSKLADQVANSKALKAA is encoded by the coding sequence ATGGCGGACAAGACGCTGGACACCCTGTTCCACGAGACGCTCAAGGACATCTATTACGCCGAGCGCAAGATCCTGAAGGCGCTGCCGAAGATGGCCCGCGCGGCCCAGTCGCCGGAGGTCAAGAAGGCTTTCGAGCAGCACCGCGACGAGACCGAAGGCCAGATCGAGCGCCTGCAGCAGGTCTTCGAGCTGATCGGCAAGCGCCCGCAGGGCAAGACCTGCGCCGCGATCGAGGGCATTCTCGAAGAGGGCGAGGAGATCATGGACGAGTTCAAGGGCCAGCCGGCTCTGGACGCGGGCCTCGCCGCCGCCGCCCAGGCGGTGGAGCACTATGAGATCAGCCGCTACGGCACGCTGAAGCGCTGGGCGCAGGTGCTCGGCCACAAGGACGCCGTGACCCTGCTCGATGCCACGCTGCAGGAAGAGTCGAAGACCGACGCGCTGCTCTCCAAGCTCGCCGATCAGGTCGCCAACAGCAAGGCGCTGAAGGCCGCCTGA
- a CDS encoding DNA topoisomerase IB has product MPSKTELRRLARRFDLTIVGCSALTIRRRKAGRGFSYTAADGQPIRDPQTLQRLKSLAVPPAYRHVMFAADPRAHLQAVGEDTAGRLQYRYHPDWTRVREAVKAQKLADLAESLPAITRAVQRALKRPEPDRRFALAAAVQLVALTAIRAGSDAYAQEHGTRGATTLLKSHARIEEDRITLRFKGKGGKMIAKETRHPALVEALRRMCDLPGRRLFKYRDAKGAIHTIRASDVNAFLKGIGRSGISLKDFRTLAASMGVLDRLARETPETSAAKRRKQINAAVAPLAEELANTLTVCRTSYVHDTVIAAFEAGKLTTTALRARSATAKAALLAELLGSGARKRIKAATVEASTVRRERPVLGGALPAA; this is encoded by the coding sequence ATGCCCAGCAAGACGGAACTGCGCCGGCTCGCCCGTCGCTTCGACCTCACCATCGTCGGTTGCTCCGCTCTCACCATCCGCCGTCGCAAGGCCGGGCGCGGCTTCAGCTACACCGCTGCCGACGGGCAACCCATCCGGGACCCGCAGACGCTGCAGCGGCTGAAAAGCCTCGCGGTGCCCCCGGCCTATCGCCATGTGATGTTCGCCGCCGATCCGCGCGCGCATCTCCAGGCGGTCGGCGAGGACACGGCCGGCCGGCTGCAATACCGCTATCATCCCGACTGGACGCGGGTGCGCGAAGCGGTGAAGGCGCAGAAGCTCGCCGACCTCGCCGAATCCCTTCCCGCCATCACCCGCGCGGTGCAGCGGGCGTTAAAGCGGCCCGAACCCGACCGACGTTTCGCCCTGGCGGCGGCGGTGCAACTCGTGGCGCTCACCGCCATCCGCGCGGGATCGGACGCCTATGCACAGGAGCATGGGACGCGGGGAGCGACGACGCTGCTCAAGAGCCATGCGCGGATCGAGGAGGACCGCATCACCCTGCGCTTCAAAGGCAAGGGAGGTAAGATGATCGCGAAAGAGACCCGCCACCCGGCCCTCGTCGAGGCGCTGCGGCGGATGTGCGACCTACCCGGGCGACGGCTATTCAAATACCGCGATGCCAAGGGTGCCATCCACACCATCCGCGCCTCGGATGTGAACGCCTTTCTCAAGGGGATCGGGCGCAGCGGCATCTCGCTCAAGGATTTCCGCACGCTCGCCGCCTCCATGGGCGTGCTGGACCGGCTGGCGCGTGAAACACCAGAGACCAGTGCCGCCAAGCGCCGCAAGCAGATCAACGCCGCCGTGGCGCCGCTGGCGGAAGAACTCGCCAACACGCTCACCGTTTGCCGCACCAGCTATGTGCATGACACGGTGATCGCCGCCTTCGAGGCGGGCAAGCTCACCACAACGGCCCTGCGCGCCCGCTCGGCCACCGCGAAAGCGGCGCTGCTCGCGGAACTCTTGGGCAGCGGCGCGCGCAAGCGGATCAAGGCGGCGACGGTCGAGGCAAGCACCGTGCGGCGGGAGCGGCCGGTGCTGGGCGGCGCCCTGCCAGCGGCGTGA
- a CDS encoding NAD(P)/FAD-dependent oxidoreductase, which produces MSTQSDHPITPVAEPAARPRIVIIGAGFGGVQLARGLASAPADITLIDQHNYHCFQPLLYQVATAVLSPADIAWPIRHILAGQPNLTMLMARAEGVDRAARVVSTSEGPIPYDILVLATGATYAYFGHDDWAEAAPGLKNIEDATRLRRRILLAFERAETTRDEAERRRLLTFAVIGGGPTGVEMAGAIAEVARHALAPDFRNVDPRTARILLIEAGPRLLPALPENLATYAAHRLESMGVEVMTGTPVTSIDAHQVALGDGTTIETATTVWAAGVKASAAGQWLGAETDRAGRCLVTPQLTLPDDPAIFVIGDTAAVKDAAGKPVPGIAPAAKQMGAYVARVIRARLAGKAEIGPFRYSHQGDLATIGRNSAVVKLGRFELTGFLGWVFWGIVHVYFLIGTRNRLAVGTTWLWNYVTNQRAARLITGDTTAGEHRPAAPASPTS; this is translated from the coding sequence ATGTCCACCCAGAGCGACCATCCCATCACCCCCGTGGCCGAACCGGCCGCGCGACCCCGCATCGTCATCATCGGAGCGGGTTTCGGCGGGGTGCAGCTCGCGCGCGGCCTCGCTTCCGCCCCGGCGGATATCACGCTGATCGACCAGCACAATTACCACTGCTTCCAGCCACTGCTCTATCAGGTAGCGACCGCCGTGCTCTCGCCGGCCGACATCGCCTGGCCGATCCGGCACATCCTCGCCGGCCAACCCAACCTCACCATGCTGATGGCCCGCGCCGAGGGCGTCGACCGCGCCGCCCGCGTGGTAAGCACCAGCGAAGGGCCGATCCCCTATGACATCCTCGTCCTCGCCACCGGGGCCACCTATGCCTATTTCGGCCATGACGACTGGGCCGAGGCGGCGCCGGGGCTCAAGAATATCGAGGATGCCACGCGCCTGCGCCGGCGCATCCTGCTCGCCTTCGAGCGCGCCGAGACCACCCGCGACGAGGCGGAACGCCGGCGGCTGCTGACCTTCGCCGTCATCGGCGGCGGACCGACGGGTGTGGAAATGGCCGGCGCCATCGCCGAGGTGGCCAGGCACGCGCTGGCGCCGGACTTCCGCAATGTCGATCCGCGCACGGCGCGCATCCTGCTGATCGAGGCCGGCCCGCGCCTGCTGCCGGCCCTGCCGGAGAACCTCGCCACCTATGCCGCCCACCGCCTTGAATCGATGGGCGTGGAGGTGATGACCGGCACGCCCGTGACCTCCATCGACGCGCATCAGGTGGCGCTGGGCGACGGCACGACCATCGAGACCGCCACCACCGTCTGGGCCGCCGGTGTCAAAGCCTCCGCCGCCGGACAATGGCTCGGGGCCGAGACCGACCGGGCCGGGCGCTGCCTCGTCACGCCCCAGCTCACCCTGCCCGACGATCCCGCCATCTTCGTCATTGGCGACACGGCCGCGGTGAAGGACGCGGCCGGCAAGCCGGTGCCGGGCATCGCCCCCGCCGCCAAGCAGATGGGCGCTTATGTCGCCCGGGTCATCCGCGCCCGCCTTGCCGGCAAGGCGGAAATCGGGCCGTTCCGCTACAGCCATCAAGGCGATCTCGCCACCATCGGGCGCAATTCCGCCGTGGTGAAGCTCGGCCGGTTCGAGCTCACGGGGTTTCTGGGCTGGGTGTTCTGGGGGATCGTGCATGTCTACTTCCTGATCGGCACGCGCAACCGCCTCGCCGTCGGCACCACCTGGCTGTGGAATTACGTCACCAACCAGCGCGCCGCGCGCCTCATCACCGGCGACACCACGGCTGGCGAGCACAGGCCGGCGGCTCCCGCCTCGCCCACCTCCTGA
- a CDS encoding alpha-amylase family glycosyl hydrolase, with translation MSEAQWWQRGIFYQVYPRSFQDTNGDGVGDLDGIRQRLPYLAGLGVDAVWVSPIYPSPMADFGYDVADYCGIHPLFGDLAGFDRLIAEAHRLGLKLVLDFVPNHTSNQHPWFLEARSSPNSAKRDWYIWRDPAPDGGPPNNWISNFGGPAWTLDTASGQYYYHAFLKQQPDLNWRNPELRAAMHDVLRFWMNRGVDGFRVDVIWHLMKDPEFRDDPLNPAYRDGEPEVSRLLQTRSTDQPDVHGIIAGLRAVLEEYGDRVLIGEIYLPVERLVTYYGDNLEGAHLPFNFQLLHASWTAPALARLIEDYEAALPKGGWPNWVLGNHDRPRIASRIGPERARLAAMLLLTLRGTPTMYYGDEIGMENVPIPADQAQDPWEKNEPGLGVGRDPERTPMQWDGSANAGFTTGRPWLPVARDHAHRNVEAQSADPHSLLSLYRRLIALRRTAPTLQLGSYGLVGTAGEALIFMREHEGERFLIALNLGDTPRGDIALPAGETHGRILISTELDREESVQGGFWLRPYEGVIVQLAKT, from the coding sequence ATGAGCGAGGCCCAGTGGTGGCAGCGGGGGATCTTCTATCAGGTCTATCCCCGCTCCTTTCAGGACACCAATGGCGATGGCGTCGGCGACCTCGACGGCATTCGCCAGCGCCTGCCCTATCTCGCCGGGCTCGGCGTCGACGCCGTGTGGGTCTCGCCCATCTATCCCTCGCCCATGGCCGACTTCGGCTATGACGTCGCGGATTATTGCGGCATCCATCCGCTCTTCGGCGATCTCGCCGGCTTCGACCGGCTCATCGCCGAGGCGCACCGGCTCGGGCTCAAGCTGGTGCTCGACTTCGTGCCCAACCACACCTCGAACCAGCACCCGTGGTTTCTGGAGGCCCGCTCCTCGCCCAACAGCGCCAAGCGCGACTGGTACATCTGGCGCGACCCGGCGCCCGATGGCGGCCCGCCCAATAACTGGATCAGCAATTTCGGCGGCCCCGCCTGGACGCTCGATACGGCGAGCGGCCAGTATTATTACCACGCCTTCCTGAAGCAGCAGCCCGACCTCAACTGGCGCAATCCCGAGCTACGGGCCGCCATGCACGATGTGCTGCGCTTCTGGATGAACCGGGGTGTCGACGGCTTCCGCGTCGATGTCATCTGGCACCTGATGAAGGATCCCGAGTTCCGCGACGACCCGCTGAACCCGGCCTATCGCGATGGCGAACCGGAAGTCTCCCGCCTGCTCCAGACCCGCTCGACCGACCAGCCGGACGTGCATGGCATCATCGCCGGCTTGCGGGCGGTGCTGGAGGAATATGGCGACCGGGTGCTAATCGGCGAGATCTACCTGCCGGTCGAGCGGCTCGTCACCTATTACGGCGACAATCTGGAAGGCGCCCATCTGCCGTTCAACTTCCAGCTTCTGCATGCGAGCTGGACCGCGCCGGCGCTCGCCCGGCTGATCGAGGATTATGAGGCGGCGCTGCCGAAGGGCGGATGGCCGAACTGGGTGCTCGGCAATCACGACCGCCCGCGCATCGCCAGCCGCATCGGCCCCGAGCGGGCGCGACTCGCCGCCATGCTGCTGCTCACCCTGCGCGGCACGCCGACCATGTATTACGGCGATGAGATCGGCATGGAGAATGTGCCGATCCCCGCCGATCAGGCGCAGGACCCGTGGGAGAAGAACGAGCCGGGCCTCGGCGTCGGACGCGATCCCGAGCGCACACCCATGCAGTGGGACGGCTCGGCCAATGCCGGCTTCACCACCGGGCGGCCCTGGCTTCCCGTGGCGCGCGACCACGCTCACCGCAATGTGGAGGCGCAAAGCGCCGACCCGCATTCCCTGCTCAGCCTCTACCGCCGTCTGATCGCGCTGCGTCGCACGGCGCCCACCCTGCAACTCGGCAGCTATGGCCTGGTCGGCACGGCGGGCGAGGCGCTCATCTTCATGCGCGAGCATGAGGGCGAGCGGTTTCTCATCGCGCTCAATCTCGGCGACACGCCGCGCGGCGATATCGCGCTGCCGGCGGGGGAGACGCACGGGCGCATTCTGATCTCGACCGAACTTGACCGAGAGGAATCCGTGCAGGGCGGCTTCTGGCTGCGGCCTTATGAGGGCGTCATCGTGCAGCTGGCAAAGACTTAG
- a CDS encoding DUF2934 domain-containing protein, with protein MDEREHRIRERAHRLWEEEGRPHGRSEHHWFVASEMIAIEDSQKVAPAAKAAKPAAKAANGAAKPSAKTAVKSAAKPAAEPAPKPAKAAPKVSAPKASEPKASAPAAAPAPKVAASPAKTAAPAAPAPAKATPKPPAAKKAAPKKAPA; from the coding sequence ATGGACGAGCGTGAACACCGCATCCGCGAGAGGGCGCACCGCTTGTGGGAGGAAGAGGGGCGACCGCATGGGCGGTCCGAGCATCACTGGTTCGTCGCCAGCGAAATGATCGCCATTGAGGACAGCCAGAAGGTGGCTCCCGCCGCCAAGGCGGCAAAGCCGGCGGCCAAAGCGGCCAACGGCGCCGCCAAGCCCAGCGCCAAAACCGCTGTAAAATCAGCCGCTAAGCCGGCGGCCGAGCCTGCGCCGAAGCCGGCCAAGGCAGCGCCCAAGGTGTCCGCCCCCAAGGCGTCCGAGCCCAAGGCTTCCGCGCCTGCCGCCGCTCCGGCGCCCAAGGTCGCGGCCTCTCCCGCCAAGACGGCCGCCCCGGCCGCGCCGGCCCCGGCCAAAGCCACTCCCAAACCGCCCGCGGCCAAGAAGGCGGCGCCGAAGAAGGCCCCGGCCTGA
- a CDS encoding DUF4142 domain-containing protein, which produces MRAFHLVAAALIATAPLAAVPAMAQSVGETTGVNSVLGVSPSTQDFVTQAATSDMFEIRSSELALERGDAPTKAFAQQMITAHQKTTAELKGLITSAKLQVTPPAALDSTHQGMVDDLAKLQGKEFVEAYLDDQVEAHEDAVSLFERYANGGDNAALKEWAGKTLPDLKHHLDMAKKLAGD; this is translated from the coding sequence ATGAGGGCCTTCCATCTCGTGGCGGCGGCGCTGATCGCCACCGCCCCGCTCGCTGCCGTTCCCGCCATGGCGCAGTCCGTCGGCGAGACCACCGGCGTCAATTCCGTTCTGGGGGTGAGCCCCTCCACGCAGGATTTCGTGACCCAGGCCGCGACGAGCGACATGTTCGAAATCCGCTCCAGCGAACTCGCCCTTGAGCGCGGCGACGCGCCGACCAAGGCGTTCGCGCAGCAGATGATCACCGCCCACCAAAAGACCACGGCGGAACTGAAGGGCCTGATCACCAGCGCCAAGCTGCAGGTGACCCCGCCCGCCGCCCTGGACAGCACCCATCAGGGCATGGTGGACGACCTCGCCAAGCTTCAGGGCAAGGAGTTCGTCGAGGCCTATCTCGATGATCAGGTCGAGGCGCATGAGGACGCGGTGTCGCTGTTCGAGCGCTACGCCAATGGCGGCGACAATGCCGCGCTGAAGGAATGGGCGGGCAAGACGCTGCCCGACCTCAAGCACCATCTCGACATGGCCAAGAAGCTGGCCGGCGATTGA
- a CDS encoding GlsB/YeaQ/YmgE family stress response membrane protein has protein sequence MEDAQIGWIAAIIIGGLAGWIASAIMKTGTGIFLNIVLGIIGASVASFLFGFLGIGFGGWIGYLVAGVIGACILIGLVRAIRS, from the coding sequence ATGGAAGACGCACAGATCGGGTGGATCGCCGCCATCATCATCGGCGGTCTCGCCGGCTGGATCGCCTCGGCGATCATGAAGACCGGCACCGGCATTTTCCTCAACATCGTGCTCGGCATCATCGGTGCGTCCGTGGCGAGCTTCCTGTTCGGCTTCCTCGGCATCGGCTTTGGCGGGTGGATCGGCTATCTGGTGGCCGGTGTCATCGGTGCCTGCATCCTGATTGGGCTTGTCCGGGCGATCCGAAGCTAG
- a CDS encoding alpha-amylase family protein, translated as MITDLWYKNAIVYCLSVESFMDANGDGVGDFRGLMRRLDYLHGLGVTAVWLMPFQTSPGRDDGYDVADYYSVDPRYGTLGDFVEFTHAAHQRGMRVLIDLVVNHTSNQHPWFQSARSDPNSPYRDWYVWSKKKPKNANEGMVFPGVQKTTWTYDKKAGAYYFHRFYDFQPDLNTANPDVQAEILRIMGFWLQLGVSGFRMDAVPFVIAEKGADIVGPPTEHFDMLRTFREFLQWRRGDAIILAEANILPEDDMKYFGADGDRMHMMFNFQVNQSLFYALASSDTRPLAKALKATRPDYATAQWGLFLRNHDELDLGRLAPEQRQTVFDAFGPDASMQLYDRGIRRRLAPMLQGDRRRLELAYSLLLSLPGTPVLRYGDEIGMGDDLALPERQCARTPMQWSNEPQGGFSPNPKTFLPAIDAGAYGFEQVNVAEQCRDPGSLLNWMERMIRMRQETQEIGWGDVEIMDVGHKSVLALRYTWRNNTVLFLHNFHAEGQVVEFRLEPPAGEPDRLVNVLSDDHSEANAEGRHVITLEPYGYRWFRVGGLDYAYRRSER; from the coding sequence GTGATCACCGACCTCTGGTACAAGAACGCCATCGTCTATTGCCTCTCCGTCGAGAGCTTCATGGATGCGAACGGTGACGGGGTCGGCGATTTTCGCGGCCTCATGCGCCGGCTGGATTATCTCCACGGCCTCGGCGTCACCGCTGTCTGGCTAATGCCGTTCCAGACCTCACCCGGTCGCGATGATGGTTATGACGTCGCGGACTATTACAGCGTCGATCCGCGCTACGGCACGTTGGGCGACTTTGTGGAATTCACCCACGCCGCGCATCAGCGGGGCATGCGGGTGCTGATCGACCTCGTGGTCAATCACACCTCGAACCAGCATCCGTGGTTCCAGTCGGCCCGCTCGGACCCCAATTCGCCCTATCGCGACTGGTATGTCTGGTCGAAGAAGAAGCCGAAGAACGCCAATGAAGGCATGGTGTTTCCCGGCGTCCAGAAGACCACCTGGACCTATGACAAGAAGGCCGGCGCCTACTATTTCCACCGCTTTTACGACTTCCAGCCGGACCTCAACACGGCCAATCCCGATGTGCAGGCGGAGATCCTGCGCATCATGGGCTTCTGGCTGCAGCTCGGCGTTTCCGGCTTCCGCATGGACGCGGTGCCCTTCGTCATTGCCGAGAAGGGCGCGGACATAGTCGGGCCACCCACCGAGCATTTCGACATGCTGCGGACCTTCCGTGAGTTCCTGCAATGGCGGCGCGGCGACGCCATCATCCTCGCGGAGGCCAACATCCTTCCCGAGGACGACATGAAGTATTTCGGCGCCGATGGCGACCGGATGCACATGATGTTCAATTTCCAGGTCAACCAGTCGCTGTTCTATGCGCTGGCCTCGTCCGATACGCGCCCGCTGGCCAAGGCGCTGAAAGCGACGCGGCCGGATTATGCGACGGCGCAATGGGGCCTGTTCCTGCGCAATCATGACGAGCTCGATCTCGGCCGCCTGGCGCCGGAGCAGCGCCAGACGGTGTTCGACGCCTTCGGCCCGGACGCCTCGATGCAGCTTTATGACCGGGGCATACGCCGCCGCCTCGCGCCCATGCTGCAGGGTGACCGGCGACGGCTCGAACTTGCGTACAGCCTTCTGCTGAGCCTGCCGGGCACGCCGGTGCTGCGCTATGGCGACGAGATCGGCATGGGCGATGACCTCGCTCTGCCGGAGCGGCAATGCGCGCGCACGCCCATGCAGTGGTCCAACGAACCGCAGGGCGGCTTCAGCCCCAACCCCAAGACCTTCCTGCCGGCGATCGACGCGGGCGCCTATGGCTTCGAGCAGGTCAATGTCGCCGAGCAGTGCCGCGACCCGGGCTCGCTGCTGAACTGGATGGAACGCATGATCCGTATGCGTCAGGAGACGCAGGAGATCGGCTGGGGCGACGTCGAGATCATGGATGTCGGCCACAAATCCGTGCTGGCGCTGCGCTACACGTGGCGGAACAACACCGTGCTGTTCCTGCATAATTTTCACGCGGAAGGCCAGGTCGTGGAGTTCCGGCTGGAGCCGCCGGCCGGCGAGCCCGACCGGCTGGTCAACGTGCTCTCCGATGACCACAGCGAAGCGAACGCGGAGGGTCGCCACGTCATCACGCTGGAGCCCTATGGCTATCGCTGGTTCCGCGTCGGCGGGCTCGACTATGCCTATCGCCGCAGCGAGCGCTAA
- a CDS encoding DUF2934 domain-containing protein: protein MNEREQRIRDHAYRLWESEGYPVGREHEHWLRAEREVDSVGAQQEQAGMRDDTISSGSFRSSDAAEAPPMPLPPGAVDYPDEPDRPLAPRANPADAEPNVGITGGEVEPVSEIASIRRTLEVPPSRRGEGSPSGDAEGAMSGNAGARARRTR from the coding sequence ATGAATGAGCGTGAGCAACGCATCCGCGACCACGCCTATCGCCTCTGGGAGAGCGAAGGCTACCCGGTCGGCCGCGAGCATGAGCACTGGCTCCGCGCCGAGAGGGAAGTCGACAGCGTGGGCGCCCAGCAGGAGCAGGCCGGGATGCGGGATGACACAATCTCGAGCGGGAGCTTCCGCTCCTCCGACGCCGCCGAGGCGCCCCCCATGCCGCTGCCGCCGGGCGCTGTTGACTACCCCGATGAACCAGACCGCCCGCTCGCCCCGCGCGCCAACCCGGCTGACGCCGAGCCCAATGTCGGGATCACCGGAGGCGAGGTCGAGCCGGTGAGCGAGATCGCCAGCATCCGCCGCACGCTGGAAGTGCCGCCGTCGCGGCGGGGCGAGGGCTCGCCCTCCGGCGATGCGGAAGGTGCCATGAGCGGGAACGCGGGTGCCCGCGCGCGTCGTACCCGCTGA
- a CDS encoding TIGR03885 family FMN-dependent LLM class oxidoreductase — protein MALGYHASHEQFAPSELLACVIAAEQAGFAAAMCSDHVQPWSERQPHSGFAWSWLGAALSATALPFGVVTTPIGLRYHPVIIAQAAATLGEMFPDRFWMALGSGEALNERVTGARWPAKPERDARIIEAAEAIRALQLGETVTRNGHIIFEEARLHTLPPRPTPLVGAALTPATARRAGGWADALVTINQPHDRLRAILDAFREGGGEGKPAYLQVHLSYAPTLAEARANAHDQWRFNALSSSVAAELKTPAQFDDATRHVRPEDLEESIRISPDPARHVDWIGAYAQLGFRDIYLHNVGLNQRAFIDDFGAKVLPHFPSAA, from the coding sequence ATGGCGCTCGGCTATCACGCCTCGCACGAGCAGTTCGCCCCGAGCGAACTGCTCGCCTGCGTCATCGCCGCCGAGCAGGCGGGTTTCGCGGCCGCCATGTGTTCCGACCATGTGCAGCCCTGGAGCGAGCGCCAGCCGCATTCGGGCTTCGCCTGGAGCTGGCTCGGCGCCGCGCTCTCCGCCACCGCCCTACCCTTCGGCGTGGTCACCACACCGATCGGCCTGCGCTACCACCCCGTCATCATCGCCCAGGCCGCCGCCACGCTGGGCGAGATGTTCCCGGACCGCTTCTGGATGGCGCTCGGCTCCGGCGAGGCGTTGAACGAGCGCGTGACCGGGGCGCGCTGGCCCGCCAAGCCCGAGCGCGACGCCCGGATCATCGAGGCGGCGGAAGCGATCCGCGCGCTGCAGCTAGGCGAGACCGTCACGCGCAATGGCCACATCATTTTCGAGGAAGCCCGGCTCCACACCCTACCGCCCCGACCGACGCCCTTGGTCGGCGCCGCGCTGACGCCGGCCACCGCCCGCCGCGCCGGCGGCTGGGCCGACGCGCTGGTGACGATCAACCAGCCGCATGACCGGCTGCGCGCCATTCTCGACGCCTTCCGCGAAGGCGGCGGCGAGGGCAAGCCGGCCTATCTGCAGGTTCACCTTTCCTACGCACCGACGCTGGCGGAAGCCCGCGCCAACGCCCATGACCAGTGGCGGTTCAACGCGCTGTCGAGTTCCGTCGCCGCGGAGTTGAAGACCCCCGCACAGTTCGACGACGCCACGCGCCATGTGCGGCCGGAGGATCTGGAGGAGAGCATCCGCATCTCGCCCGATCCGGCCCGCCATGTGGACTGGATCGGCGCCTATGCCCAACTCGGGTTCCGCGACATCTACCTTCACAATGTCGGGTTAAACCAGCGCGCCTTCATCGATGATTTCGGCGCGAAGGTGCTGCCGCATTTTCCTTCGGCAGCCTGA
- a CDS encoding histidine phosphatase family protein — protein sequence MRRRLFIGLLGCFALFLAPARADEAAAWQALREGGIVLFRHAIAPGVGDPPNFRLGDCATQRNLDAAGRSQAARIGAVFRREGVTVGEVISSRWCRATETAELAFPGRVTAAPAFDSFFQDRADEPEQTAAARRRLLAWNGPGALVVVSHQVNITALTGVVPASGEGVVLRREGTALREVGRIRP from the coding sequence ATGCGGCGTCGTCTGTTCATCGGCCTTCTCGGATGTTTCGCTCTGTTCCTTGCCCCGGCCCGGGCGGATGAAGCGGCGGCGTGGCAGGCGCTGCGGGAAGGCGGCATCGTGCTGTTCCGCCACGCCATCGCGCCGGGCGTGGGCGATCCGCCGAATTTCCGGCTCGGCGATTGCGCGACCCAGCGCAACCTCGACGCCGCTGGCCGATCGCAGGCGGCCCGCATCGGCGCCGTCTTCCGTCGCGAGGGCGTGACCGTTGGTGAGGTAATATCATCCCGCTGGTGCCGGGCGACGGAGACGGCGGAACTGGCCTTTCCCGGCCGGGTGACGGCGGCGCCCGCCTTCGATTCCTTCTTCCAGGACCGTGCGGACGAACCCGAGCAGACCGCCGCCGCCCGCCGCCGGCTCTTGGCGTGGAACGGGCCGGGCGCGCTGGTTGTGGTGAGCCACCAGGTCAACATCACGGCGCTGACCGGCGTCGTGCCCGCCTCCGGCGAAGGCGTGGTGCTGCGCCGCGAGGGCACGGCGCTGCGCGAGGTCGGCCGCATCCGGCCCTGA
- a CDS encoding cysteine hydrolase family protein, translating into MPLDLTAAALIPIDMQKGFDDPKWPPRWNTASDDRGRALIAAWRAAGRPIFHVRHDSVEDGSTLRPEHPGNALREGFTPVGDEPLITKSVNAAFIGTDLDLRLRRAGISTIVLFGISTDMCVSTTTRVGSNLGYRVILVEDACDCFDLPNPQGGVIPARTVHDIHVATLRYEFATVATTAEVLAALG; encoded by the coding sequence ATGCCCCTCGACCTGACCGCCGCCGCCCTGATCCCCATCGACATGCAGAAGGGCTTCGACGATCCGAAATGGCCGCCGCGCTGGAACACGGCCTCGGACGACCGTGGTCGCGCGCTGATCGCGGCCTGGCGGGCAGCGGGGCGGCCGATCTTCCATGTCCGCCATGACTCGGTGGAGGACGGCTCGACCCTGCGCCCCGAGCATCCCGGCAATGCGCTGCGCGAGGGCTTCACCCCCGTGGGCGACGAGCCGCTGATCACCAAATCGGTCAACGCGGCCTTTATCGGCACCGATCTGGATCTGCGCCTGCGCCGGGCGGGGATTTCCACCATCGTGCTCTTCGGCATCTCCACCGATATGTGCGTGTCGACCACCACGCGCGTCGGGTCCAATCTCGGCTACCGGGTCATTCTGGTCGAGGATGCCTGCGACTGCTTCGACCTGCCAAACCCGCAAGGCGGCGTCATCCCCGCCCGCACGGTTCACGACATCCACGTCGCCACGCTGCGCTATGAATTCGCGACCGTGGCAACGACGGCCGAGGTGCTGGCGGCGCTGGGTTAG